In one window of Mytilus trossulus isolate FHL-02 chromosome 7, PNRI_Mtr1.1.1.hap1, whole genome shotgun sequence DNA:
- the LOC134724844 gene encoding uncharacterized protein LOC134724844 isoform X1, protein MATGHGVLGIHFIPSDGYHWAEFLQQKLNEDGYNIKSMLLDLTSTSHSHFYETNVLLVSPDFFSLQNFDALHRINPQRAIMVLLGTTASDIQTFLSQKYPAMLKITFFETQATEDCVRALLIGIIKLYEHVHEASDEETEQGVYDKLPPLKPHTGAPINTIHKVAVSFDNNNREVFILCDRKGSDEIQIELLDRQGQIKAIHENKAIYRFSVDAELAKTNPKFIAKDGQLTIGSGQVVIPESQCVKPDSQNKTTRSKLDILQDILGEEKDPVCLMCQALNIEERTREALDMNLARKCQSLEPLRKFDGGFFDNIGRRSSGHSNEKWPTLIHFAAEFNLPRFCEELLKLPWSEDACLKMNKNAEAPLDIAKRKSFNELVNKLEIFLERPIKSGNVPGNKDSGVVEDDVPIKDDRLSSSESYTDMSEMAKPVSGEKEETPPPSPHPQPTYMNTRDASPSRCSGPPPAPKPHRPPPKSSGDSDTQSEYMDMNAFGTTQSAPNLPAIQVQHAPTGRSLSDSQSQSYADDEEEDEEYDYPIEFDLQSTGSSSSNLTYLSPQPVIHEDVQLPTHPHGERHSGFFKKFKLFGKKHKKDPKPPQRDRKMSLPTEMDLKAFQQTRAGGRRGSIPAVQVNRDSGSSTSSGEINVMHSREDKSKSVDLFQDANRRKKKTHFLNKDTRKSMRINKVIEDKINPLPLPQKSKHKLSP, encoded by the exons ATGGCGACCGGACATGGTGTTTTAGGGATACATTTCATTCCATCTGATGGTTATCATTGGGCAGAATTTTTACAACAGAAACTTAATGAAGATGGATATAATATCAAAAGCATGCTTTTGGATCTGACATCTACAAGTCATTCTCATTTCTATGAAACAAACGTTCTTTTAGTTAGTCCTGACTTTTTTAGTCTCCAGAATTTTGATGCTTTACATCGAATTAATCCACAAAGAGCAATAATGGTACTTCTGGGAACTACCGCATCAGACATTCAGACATTTCTGTCTCAAAAATACCCTGCAATGttgaaaattacattttttgaaacTCAGGCGACTGAGGATTGTGTACGTGCTTTATTGATTGGCATTATTAAGTTATACGAGCACGTGCACGAAGCGAGTGACGAAGAGACAGAACAAGGTGTATATGACAAACTGCCGCCTCTAAAACCACACACAGGAGCACCAATAAATACTATCCACAAAGTCGCAGTATCATTTGATAATAAC AATAGGGAAGTTTTTATTCTTTGTGATAGAAAAGGTAGTGATGAAATACAGATAGAATTGTTAGATAGACAGGGACAAATAAAAGCTATTCACGAAAATAAAGCTATATATAGATTCTCAGTTGATG CTGAATTAGCTAAGACCAATCCCAAATTTATAGCAAAAGATGGTCAACTGACGATTGGATCAGGTCAAGTTGTAATTCCTGAATCTCAATGTGTAAAACCTGACTCACAGAATAAGACTACGCGctcaaaattagacattttacAAGATATCCTTGGCGAAGAAAAGGACCCAGTCTGTCTCATGTGCCAAGCACTTAATATAGAGGAAAGAACTAGAGAAGCATTGGATATGAACTTGGCGAGAAAATGCCAGAGTCTTGAACCTCTTCGAAAATTTGATGGAGGATTTTTTGATAATATTGGTCGTCGAAGTTCAG GTCATAGCAACGAGAAATGGCCAACATTAATCCACTTTGCTGCAGAATTTAATCTACCTCGATTTTGTGAAGAGTTACTAAAGTTACCATGGAGTGAGGATGCTTgtttgaaaatgaacaaaaacgcTGAAGCTCCACTAGATATAGCAAAACGAAAAAGTTTCAATGAACTGGTCAACAAACTAGAAATCTTTTTGGAAAGACCAATAAAAAGTG GAAATGTTCCAGGTAACAAAGACAGTGGAGTTGTAGAAGATGATGTTCCGATAAAAGACGACCGTTTAAGTTCATCTGAATCTTACACAGATATGTCAGAGATGGCCAAACCAG TCTCAGGCGAGAAGGAAGAAACGCCGCCACCATCGCCTCACCCACAACCAACGTATATGAATACTAGAGACGCAAGTCCTTCTCGTTGTTCAGGACCACCACCTGCACCTAAGCCTCATCGTCCACCGCCGAAATCTAGTGGTGATTCAGATACACAGAGTGAATACATGGACATGAACGCGTTTGGCACAACACAGTCAGCCCCGAACCTTCCAG CTATACAGGTGCAACATGCGCCAACAGGAAGATCATTATCAGATAGCCAGTCTCAAAGCTATGCAGACGACGAAGAGGAAGACGAGGAATATG ATTATCCGATAGAGTTTGACTTGCAATCGACTGGTAGCTCCAGTTCAAATCTCACCTATTTATCTCCTCAGCCTGTTATACACGAGGATGTTCAG CTTCCAACACATCCGCACGGGGAAAGACACAgtggatttttcaaaaagttcaagtTATTTgggaaaaaacacaaaaaggatCCTAAGCCACCACAAAGAGACAGAAAGATGTCATTGCCTACTGAAATGGATTTGAAAGCTTTCCAGCAGACGAGAGCT GGAGGAAGAAGAGGCAGTATTCCTGCCGTTCAAGTAAATAGAGATAGTGGTTCGA
- the LOC134724844 gene encoding uncharacterized protein LOC134724844 isoform X2 has translation MATGHGVLGIHFIPSDGYHWAEFLQQKLNEDGYNIKSMLLDLTSTSHSHFYETNVLLVSPDFFSLQNFDALHRINPQRAIMVLLGTTASDIQTFLSQKYPAMLKITFFETQATEDCVRALLIGIIKLYEHVHEASDEETEQGVYDKLPPLKPHTGAPINTIHKVAVSFDNNNREVFILCDRKGSDEIQIELLDRQGQIKAIHENKAIYRFSVDAELAKTNPKFIAKDGQLTIGSGQVVIPESQCVKPDSQNKTTRSKLDILQDILGEEKDPVCLMCQALNIEERTREALDMNLARKCQSLEPLRKFDGGFFDNIGRRSSGHSNEKWPTLIHFAAEFNLPRFCEELLKLPWSEDACLKMNKNAEAPLDIAKRKSFNELVNKLEIFLERPIKSGNKDSGVVEDDVPIKDDRLSSSESYTDMSEMAKPVSGEKEETPPPSPHPQPTYMNTRDASPSRCSGPPPAPKPHRPPPKSSGDSDTQSEYMDMNAFGTTQSAPNLPAIQVQHAPTGRSLSDSQSQSYADDEEEDEEYDYPIEFDLQSTGSSSSNLTYLSPQPVIHEDVQLPTHPHGERHSGFFKKFKLFGKKHKKDPKPPQRDRKMSLPTEMDLKAFQQTRAGGRRGSIPAVQVNRDSGSSTSSGEINVMHSREDKSKSVDLFQDANRRKKKTHFLNKDTRKSMRINKVIEDKINPLPLPQKSKHKLSP, from the exons ATGGCGACCGGACATGGTGTTTTAGGGATACATTTCATTCCATCTGATGGTTATCATTGGGCAGAATTTTTACAACAGAAACTTAATGAAGATGGATATAATATCAAAAGCATGCTTTTGGATCTGACATCTACAAGTCATTCTCATTTCTATGAAACAAACGTTCTTTTAGTTAGTCCTGACTTTTTTAGTCTCCAGAATTTTGATGCTTTACATCGAATTAATCCACAAAGAGCAATAATGGTACTTCTGGGAACTACCGCATCAGACATTCAGACATTTCTGTCTCAAAAATACCCTGCAATGttgaaaattacattttttgaaacTCAGGCGACTGAGGATTGTGTACGTGCTTTATTGATTGGCATTATTAAGTTATACGAGCACGTGCACGAAGCGAGTGACGAAGAGACAGAACAAGGTGTATATGACAAACTGCCGCCTCTAAAACCACACACAGGAGCACCAATAAATACTATCCACAAAGTCGCAGTATCATTTGATAATAAC AATAGGGAAGTTTTTATTCTTTGTGATAGAAAAGGTAGTGATGAAATACAGATAGAATTGTTAGATAGACAGGGACAAATAAAAGCTATTCACGAAAATAAAGCTATATATAGATTCTCAGTTGATG CTGAATTAGCTAAGACCAATCCCAAATTTATAGCAAAAGATGGTCAACTGACGATTGGATCAGGTCAAGTTGTAATTCCTGAATCTCAATGTGTAAAACCTGACTCACAGAATAAGACTACGCGctcaaaattagacattttacAAGATATCCTTGGCGAAGAAAAGGACCCAGTCTGTCTCATGTGCCAAGCACTTAATATAGAGGAAAGAACTAGAGAAGCATTGGATATGAACTTGGCGAGAAAATGCCAGAGTCTTGAACCTCTTCGAAAATTTGATGGAGGATTTTTTGATAATATTGGTCGTCGAAGTTCAG GTCATAGCAACGAGAAATGGCCAACATTAATCCACTTTGCTGCAGAATTTAATCTACCTCGATTTTGTGAAGAGTTACTAAAGTTACCATGGAGTGAGGATGCTTgtttgaaaatgaacaaaaacgcTGAAGCTCCACTAGATATAGCAAAACGAAAAAGTTTCAATGAACTGGTCAACAAACTAGAAATCTTTTTGGAAAGACCAATAAAAAGTG GTAACAAAGACAGTGGAGTTGTAGAAGATGATGTTCCGATAAAAGACGACCGTTTAAGTTCATCTGAATCTTACACAGATATGTCAGAGATGGCCAAACCAG TCTCAGGCGAGAAGGAAGAAACGCCGCCACCATCGCCTCACCCACAACCAACGTATATGAATACTAGAGACGCAAGTCCTTCTCGTTGTTCAGGACCACCACCTGCACCTAAGCCTCATCGTCCACCGCCGAAATCTAGTGGTGATTCAGATACACAGAGTGAATACATGGACATGAACGCGTTTGGCACAACACAGTCAGCCCCGAACCTTCCAG CTATACAGGTGCAACATGCGCCAACAGGAAGATCATTATCAGATAGCCAGTCTCAAAGCTATGCAGACGACGAAGAGGAAGACGAGGAATATG ATTATCCGATAGAGTTTGACTTGCAATCGACTGGTAGCTCCAGTTCAAATCTCACCTATTTATCTCCTCAGCCTGTTATACACGAGGATGTTCAG CTTCCAACACATCCGCACGGGGAAAGACACAgtggatttttcaaaaagttcaagtTATTTgggaaaaaacacaaaaaggatCCTAAGCCACCACAAAGAGACAGAAAGATGTCATTGCCTACTGAAATGGATTTGAAAGCTTTCCAGCAGACGAGAGCT GGAGGAAGAAGAGGCAGTATTCCTGCCGTTCAAGTAAATAGAGATAGTGGTTCGA